TTTTAATGAAACAGAACTCTTCAGTGACCCAAACCTTTGAACCTGGTAGAACAACACTTCCAAAGATGGGTTGACCTGAGAGTTCAAGTCCAGTCtcaattttaaatactttttcccACCTACTTCTTTTTCCAGAGTTACTCTTCTGAAAATTTGAATCAGCTCCCTTAAAGAGAGGTCTGGATTTTCATCTAATTTAAAATTCGGTTAGAACATGGGCAAAACACCATTTAAATCTTTAGAATTAAAGCAGTGTAAAACATATGTGAAAATAAAGCCGTCTGCAAGAAAAATCCAGGCAAGTAGTCTGAATCCTGTCTGCATCCAGAAAATCTACATTTCCAGCATTTCTAAGTGCTCTATCTGTTGGGTTTGGATTAGTTTGTCTCTTGTCAGTGTTAAATCAAAAAACTGTTGCCTGTGTTGGCTTCAGCTGGAATACCTCCTAATCTTCTAAGTAGGAGAGTCCCCCTCTGACCAGACTTGTGTACATAGCTGAGTTTGGCTGTTCTCAGTGCTGTACTAGCAGTACTTGATTATTGTTGGAGAGCTGAGGAGAaggccagaagagaaattccACCTTCCATggcctcctcctctctcccgcTCCCCAAGCTCATCTTTTGTGGTCCTCAACACCAGTGCAAAGCATTCTGTGCCTGAAGAGGAAGTGGGGTACCTCAACTTCCCTAAAGGACCATTAGAAAACTGTAATTTCAAAATGAGTTTCCTGTCCAAGGAAGAGGGCTTAGCACTTACAAGAACAGTTCTCCACTGTACGAGGCAGACATTTTCGTTTTATGAGGAACAAATAAAACATTCCTCTGTGCTTTACAGGCATAACACTTTCTTAGAGTCTTTAGTTCCAAAATGACCTGTCTGCATAGCTGTGCTGATCAGTCACAGGGAATAACACGGCCTGACTGTTCAGCGGGGCCTAATGCCGGAAAGCAGCGGAGGTGGGGGAGTGGAGGCAAACCAAAAAGCAGCAAAGCCTTCCCTTGCTTTTCAGCTGGGATTAAGTCTGAGGTACAAACAGTTCCATTCCTGGTGTGGAGAggtggaggtggtggagttACTCAGTGACAGGGCCTTGCTGAGGTCAGTGGGGATGCCTGGGGTGTATCCAGGATTTCACCATGTCCCCTGGGAGGTGATGCAGGGCTTTgccaccacaggctgcaggcagctaaACCTCATGTGTCTGAGCTGGGCCTTGGGAGAAGTATGTGAAAAGGATTATGCCAGCTTAATTCAGTTCTTTGGAGGTGTGGAAAGCATGGGCAGGTTGACCTTACCCAGCTAatcctgctttaaaaataaattaaagcaaTTGTTGTCAGCATGAAATGTTGAGTTACTTTTAGGGTTTCGACTTAATATTCTGCCTCATGCTGTAATAAAGTTAATTGAGTGCTTTGTCGAACACAAAAATagtgaaaacacacaaaaatcctCCATGAAGTTTAACTGTAGAACATCCAGAAGCATCTGAATGTTTTCCAGCATCATAACTTACTTGTTATGGGACTTAGGATGAAAAATAACTGGTGAATCATGTTAAATTCAGTCTAATGAGATGCCGTGGTCTGTGCTGTGTAGTATATACTTAAGATTTACTGTGTCCTACAGTAAAGGCATGTGGTCACGTGGACTttgattttagtattttttgtttccaggtTAATGCCTTAATTCAGTTCTGTTTGCCTCCAAAGCAAGCTTATGGGAGAGCTCTCATGGTATAGTCAGCTCTTAAATGTGAAATCAACTCATATATTATTGTAATGTTGCATTTTAATATTAGTGTGTAATAGATGTAAAAAAAgacgtttcctttttttttttccctctttttctccaaatgTTACCCGATATGCAAAAGGAAACCTACCAAATGCCATAGTGAAACTCAGATTGTAGAGAGGGAGATGAAAGGTTATGTGTAATGGAGACAGCAGTAGCACATAATTGCAAAGTCTGATAAACATGTTatgtcattttttcttttaattgttcCCCAGACTTTCTTGTAATTAATTTTATCCTTGCCCAAGGCTTGTTGAGCTGCAGATAGATCAGTTAGAGGGTAATGCTCTAATCTTTCTCTGCAAAGATCCTGCAAGAGGAGCAAGTTCATCTTTCCTGATTCAGTTATATGCATAGCTGTTAAACCTTATATCTTCTGAGGAAATATCTTCTAAGGAAATAATTTATGAGGCACAAACAAACATGATTCATCAATTACTTTTTCTGGTTAAAAACGTCTCAGATACGAAAAGAGTCTTCAAGTGAGTGTAGCAGCAGAATTTGTATTTTTAGTGTCCTAATTGGATGTGTGCTTACATGGTTCCATAATGCTAAAAATGAGTCACTGAGAATAGTGTCTTCCAGTAATAAAAAAGTAGAAGTGATGCAAGCCAGAACTCGCATTTGACAGGTTTGAGAAAAAGACCTATAGAATTTCTGTATCTACTGTACTCTGTCCTCTGATTGGAGAGGAATCATAAGAGATGAGCACACAGTAGCCTGGAGAAGAACACTGAAAAGTGGAGAATCTAGGGGAACtgcttcaaaagagaaaaaaaataattgtagtTTAAAGCACAGGACTTAGTGTGCATTTGTTCTTCAGTGATTAGACATATATAAACAAAATGGTACTTTTAGAGTTAGATGTCTATTGAAGGTACCTATAGCAGTTAGGAGTAACGTGATGTAATTCCCCAATCTTTTTGCATGGATGCTAAATAACACATTGACTTTTCTTAATGATCGCATTGTAATTAAAAGGAGCTTACTTCTTCTTCAGCGGAAATTCTGGAATTGGCTGGAAATGCAGCAAGGGACAACAAGAAGGGTCGAGTCACTCCTAGACACATCCTGCTGGCTGTAGCAAATGATGAAGAATTAAATCAGGTAAGAAAAATCTCTGCCATGTGAAGGCCAGGATTTCCTTTAGGGCTTCTTAAATTGTCTTTCCATATAGCTGACTTGTAACTCAAGACCTCTGCTTATTGAGTAGCACACCAGGAAACACTCACTAGCATGCTGGCTGTGTAACTAGCCACAGCACTCAGCTTAATTATGTATTTCAGCACTCCTAAAGTGTGAAAAAATGCAGTGGAGATGTAAAATGATGTTTGCTAACACTATTACAACCACTTCTGTTGGACTGAGGCATTGTCATAaattcaaggacacagagaaaaTCCTGCAGAtgctgttttttgtttggttggttttagtTTACCCCTTAGACAGCTGAGGACTCAGTGGGACCTATCCTGTTCCCACTGAAGTCTGTTATTGTGACCACAGAAGAGTTCTAAATTCTTGCAAGTCTGTGTCCTTCACATATTTAAAGATGCCTTTAACTTAGCCACAAAAAAATGGGCATTATTATTACAGTGCCATGGTCAGCCAGAGGCAGTGGCTGGGGTTAACATACCTTTGTGTGAGGTGCTGTAAAAACCTGTCTAAAAAGATGCTTTTTCCAAACCTATGTATCATGatggagcaggaaaaaaataatatcccTCAACCACCCTCCTTCTGGCTTTGTCTGAAATTTGGTAATACTTTCCATTCATTATCCTTTTGTAAGTTTGGGGCTCACTGAGTTGAGACTGGGGAGCAGTAACACGAATCAGAAAGTGAGAGTACCTGGGGGACTTGGATGTCACTGTCTGTATCCTCCTGAATAATGAATTAGTCCCAGTTAGATGTAAAAAAATTGGTTAAAGTGGTTTTAAATACAGAACATGATATATTTCACCTCTGCTTTTGAAGGCTTGAATGAACTGCACACTTTTGAATATTGATCTTCAACTGCATATTTTTTTGAAGAAGGACTTACAGGTATAGAGATTTGTATAAATGTTGCCCTCCATTTTGAAGTTtgtttttctaagaaaaaaaaagtttttaaaaacacaatttCAGGAAAAATTCAGCACTTGGGATATTTATAGGGTTCTCCACAGTGTGGTACCCTCTGCAGTCTCACAccctggatttggggtcccattTCTCTCTCAAAGGCTGCCCTGTCAGGCCCTCAGGTGTGTACCTGGAGCTGTCTTGTTTTTCCTCATTGGGTAATAGCCTTCATGGCGTGGATTCAGAGAAACAGATCTTGGGTGAGCCCTAGAGATGCTGGCAGTGACAGGCACGTGTGCAAGAAGAACACATGCTCCCTTTACATTTAAAATCTAGTATTTTAATGGTCAGCTCCATTTCATGCATTTCACATCTCTCTTCTTCAAGGATAGTGGTGCAGAAACTCAAGGCAGTGTGCAAAATTTGCCATAAATCTTATTTTCTATTTATCAGTGAGTAAATGCTGGAATTTGTCATGtacaacttttttttatttttgattagCTGTTGAAAGGGGTCACCATAGCCAGTGGTGGAGTGTTACCCAATATTCACCCAGAGCTGTTGGCAAAGAAGCGGGGATCAAAAGGAAAACTGGAAGCCATCATCACTCCACCCCCAGCAAAGAAGGCAAAGTCTCcatcacagaaaaaaactgtATCAAAGAAAACAGGCGGCAAGAAAGGAGCAAGGAAATCCAAGGTAGAataatgtgtttattttaaaccCAAACGAGCTTGCCAGCAGTAGCTGCAGGGAGCTTCACACAGGGTCAGCTCTCTGTTGCGTGTGTTGTTAACAATGGGGATTTCAGTCACAGTgtgagcagggaaggaggagcaCTGCCCTCtccctggtgcagctggagTCTGAACACCCTCAGAAGTGGCCCAGgtctgcagcacaggcagatgGGCCATAAGTACTCTGTAAGAAACATTCTGAGGTGGGCAGAGGGTGGAGGTACcaggagacagaaaaagaaagtgtCTGGGAGCTGTACTGGTCATGCCTTACAGGTTTCAGTTTGTAGGAGTAGGGAATCTTTCTAATGTGTACATGTGTAGCCaaggatgttttttcttttgcaaaacaACTACTGTTAAGCAATAAATTTTGCAAGTAGGAAGAAAAGTACAGGAATTTCACATGAAATGGACAAGGAATGTGAAAGTTGCCTCTGGGTCAAGCAAAGCTTCTTTATTTATCCTGTTACTGTTTACTTGGTCACTCTTCTGATTGTTTCACTCTTCAGTTTTTTGAGGTGTTGAATTTAGTTTTCTCCCTCAGAGCACCTATTAGTTGACAGTTCAAATGCAGTGCTTCCAATAACCATGCACTAATAATTTCCCTAAATCTGGAATTTTTTTGCCCTACTTGATTACAAAAGCAGGAAGTCTGTTGTGGggttctgtttttcttcacaCAATAAACTGGATTGTCTGCTTACTATATTGGTATTTGGCTAACAGTAAACTCCTGGGGAATTGAAATAGAACCCATGAAAATctaattttcaaaacatttgtGTAAAGTAAAACATGGTTACAGCGTCTAAAAGCACAATATACCCTTGCATCAAAGTCATTTTAGTTGTTCAGCCTCAGACTTAGTTTATATACTTTGGAAAGGGACAATAGGAGAACAGTGGTTTGCTCAGTGTTCCAGGTGTTCTTTTTTTGCTTCAACACAGATATTGCTGAGGCACCAAATATTTATATGAAATTGTAAGTAGTAATTTTATTGAAAATGTGAAATCATTTTTGGCACCAATTGAGTTTATAACTACAGCCTTCGTGAATTGACTTCCTTTTCAAAATGTTCCTAATTCTCATTTTTGTTCAGTAATTCAATTCATTCCTGAAACCTGTTATTTCACTGCAGTAATAGAGTTGAAAAAAGAAACGGTGGTTGAGGGGAACTCCTTCTCTCTCCTCCAACAGTTTTACTGAAGATGAAAGTAGGTGATGGTGTTAAGACAGAAAATTGTTCAGCCCATTTCCTGCAACCAGGCAGATAGAAAGTAGATGTATTCTTTTGACACTGCTTCTAAGGACAGCCACATTACAAATGAGCATTTCTAAAAATAAGTCTGTGAAATCTGGGAGCACCTCCCATCACAAAAAATTTGTTCTCGACAAGTCAGTTTTTAGCTTAGAATGAATCTCTGCCCACACATAGAAATACGTAATCTTTGTCCATGCAAGCCATGAGAAAGCTGTTAAAAGTTTAGGGCTGTTTATATGTTTTCCTGCAACATTTAAGACAACTGTCATCTTTACCGTGCACTTGTGGGCAAGAGAATGCACCTGTAGATCTGCAGACGTTGAGGTCGTTTTTCCTATTGATCCTTTCAGCTGTTATCAGGCACTTTGGTTGGACTAAAGGATAAAATCCAACGCCACTGTTTGTGCAGGCATTTTATTGCCTGCTAAGCATTTAGTGCATATCATATATCTTAGTGTCATTAACCTGTTCTTCTCAGAGCCTTGAGTTAACTAATTAACTATATTTTtggaagaagaagcagggagaaGTGAGCAAATCAGCCAGTGCTGACAGTACAACAGAGGGAACTCCTGCAGATGGTTTCACAGTCCTGTCCACCAAAAGCCTGTTTCTTGGCCAGAAGGTATGATCCTGCATTTTTATAAATTAATACCtatttttctgtgctgcttAGGGAGTAGCCCCCTCCTACCACCCCCCCTTTCCACAAAACATCTAGGTACAATGGACATTTCCCCACTGAGCAATCAAAGAGATGTATGATAccagtttttctaatttcaaAGAAATGCTCTGAAACTACTTCtagaacatttttaaaagtacataAATAAGTCTTCATGTGACTACATAATTAAATACTTAATTAGAAGGAAAGCCTGTGTGCTTGTAATCTATCTCATTCATAAACAGCGTAATTGTTACAGAAAAACATCTGCCAAAGAGATTATTCGAAgagtaaaatgtattttttccaacAGTCAGCCCACTTCATTGCTGATGTAAATGATTAACAGGTTTTTATCAAAACCCATTTCAGACATTTGTTCATAATAATGGTTTTATGCTATGTTCTGCTTTGTGATTTACAGAAGTTAATGCTGTGTAATAATGAATGATGCTTTTATGAAAAGCTATAGAtgaagaattcttttttttccctgtgaataTGCTTTGGGATGTGGGTTGGTTTAATACAAATACATATCTGCTTAAAGAGGATCAATTTAAAGAGACAATTTGTTAAATTAATTTGGTCTTTTATCCTGAAACCTGCCTTTAATTTGTGATGCAAAATTTTCTTAAGTAAAACAGCATCTTTCTGCTATCATTCAGTAATCAGATCATTGTGTTGTAAGCCATAAAAGATGAGCCATTGTCCATTGTGGAATGTAACGCCTCTgactcatttttatttcatacagAGGTTGTTCTCCATTTATCCTTCAGTTTGTTTGCCAAGTTTAACATGCATGAGAGTAACATTTTTTGTAAGACTTCTGATTTTCCACAGCTACAGCTAGATAGCTGGTTTggtagggatttttttattttactcttaTTAGGGgggtggttttttaaaaaaagttttgatGACTAATTTAGAACCCAAAATTTATAATAGATATTACTGTTTCAAGAAAGCAAGTAACATCAGACTTCTGGAGCTGATTTTGAGCTCATTTTAGTTACCATAGAAAACCTGTAAAAAGACCTAGTGTTGTGTTCCAGCAAGACTGACCCAGCAAATCCATGAGGCTTTGGTGTTGGGCTCGGTGGAAGAAAATCATGAACTCCAGGACTGCTTTAAGCTGTGGTGGGCAAAGCCAGTGTCTGTGGTAGAGCTTCCCAATGAGTCCTAGTACCAGGGAATGGACTTTCTGGCTTTCTCATTCACTTGGGGTACAGCCCCCTGAGAAAATTACTGGTGTAATCCATCCCTGCACTGGGTCCTTGTCAGTTAGGCCTGCACATGAGAAGGACCAGGTGTTAGCCTCTTGTTGTAACACATaatgaaaagagaaatcaaaagaaaatgaaaacctgTTTGTCTCCTGTGAGGGAACACTCCAAATCAAACAGATCACGTTCTGAGGGTTAAAGAAAGCATTTGAAGAATTGCTGCTGAGATCAATCAATCAGGATCTTTCAAACCTCCTGTGACATTCTTGAACACCTTTCCAGCACGTCTGTTTGGTTTGCAAAACCATTATCTGCCAGATCAGAATATCATTTGCTaaatgcagagaagaaaaaaaataatcttggtTTTGATATCACATCATTCATAAGTGTTTAAtgagaaaaatctttttcttgGCTCCATGTTTGTGGAAGGGAAGGGTTTTGTTTGCAAGAGCAGCTCTTCATCCTTCTAATAACCCCAGATTTAATTTGATGCAAAAACCACAAATGAGAGTGTTGCAAACCTgggtatttttcagtttttaaaattacagttaTTGCATTGAATCTTTAGGTAACCACTGACATTCGGCTGGAAATCCTTAGAGGTCCTGAAATGGCAAAGAACCCTTCAGTTATACCTGTAGAAGTTTATTAGTGCTACATTAATTATTAAAATCTAGTTAATATGTAAATGATTGCACTTCCTACAAGTGACATCCCAGTGGAAATGTGGCATTGTGCACATTACCTAGTTTGTTTTTCCTGAGAGGATTACAAAGTAGAGGCAGAGTTGCAGGACCTCAAGCCTAAGCTTTTAGGTTTGGACTTTCCAAGAGACCTCAGCTTGTGGTCTGCAATAGGCATCTTCATTTTTCGGTATGAAACTCATACCAGAAAAAGCTTCAAGACTCTTAAGGTAATTTTGTCTGAAATTAGAAATGCCAGGCTTGGCTTAGAAAATACTCATGGATGTGCCAAGTGCCATCTGCATTTTATCTAATTAACATTTAATTGAAATGTTACCTAAAGTTATGTCCGTTCTTTGTTGCGCATGTATATGCGAGTTAcgtctgtttatttttttaacatggcCCTTTAGGGTATCACTTCTGCCTAATACATGCTTCATACTATTGGGTAGTGAAATTGAGCAATTACTCATTGGAGGATTTAATTCCACAGGAAAAATTCTGatgaattttttatttgttttttggcAATTGGATAGCTAACAGGGCATTGAGCAGTAAATGCAGAATTTAGTAAAATAATACTTAGCTGCCAACACATGCTATCAGTCATGGGCAGCTTTTTAAGCATTTTCTTGTGTTAAATTGAAACTTTAATTACCAGCTGTCTGTTATGTAAATCCTATATATGAGTAGGCTCAGGGGTACATTTAAGgtccaaaacaaaaacaatctGCAGCTGAGATAGATCTGGGGCAAAAACTTGTAGAGCACAGAGTCAGGAATCAAAGAGATCACTTAAAGAATGAGCAAAATATGCTTAGGAACATACTAAAATTTCCACAAAACAGTCCtggtgtgtgcatgtgttttgcagttgtttttttggattttttgttgtttttttaaattcatgaagtttttttaacattttggtttgatttgatttgacTTTTTTAAACAGCAGTTGCTTGTATTCAAACTCAAGACTCAAACTCCAGAATGAATAACTCACCACGTGTGAAGTATTAAAGGATTCCAAGCTATTTGGAAAGGAAGCTTTCTTAGATTTTATTACAAATTCCCAAACAGACATGTACTTAAAACAGGGCTGAATTACACTCATTTTTAGTCAAAATCACCGTATTTTGAGGTAACATAGTTTACTCAAGCAAAATATGTAAATTATATGAAATTGCaagcttttaaaaagagaaagaaggtcaattcatagaatcacatgAATGAAATGGAAATATGTTTTTCATA
This genomic interval from Aphelocoma coerulescens isolate FSJ_1873_10779 chromosome 13, UR_Acoe_1.0, whole genome shotgun sequence contains the following:
- the MACROH2A1 gene encoding core histone macro-H2A.1 isoform X5; this encodes MSSRGGKKKSTKTSRSAKAGVIFPVGRMLRYIKKGHPKYRIGVGAPVYMAAVLEYLTAEILELAGNAARDNKKGRVTPRHILLAVANDEELNQLLKGVTIASGGVLPNIHPELLAKKRGSKGKLEAIITPPPAKKAKSPSQKKTVSKKTGGKKGARKSKKKQGEVSKSASADSTTEGTPADGFTVLSTKSLFLGQKGALWKRKAARSLWKLSLSSAKRTGRWT